In Blautia sp. SC05B48, a single genomic region encodes these proteins:
- the glmS gene encoding glutamine--fructose-6-phosphate transaminase (isomerizing), with amino-acid sequence MCGIVGFTGRHQAAPILLDGLSKLEYRGYDSAGIAVRDGEGETEVIKAKGRLKVLSEKTNGGETVPGTCGIGHTRWATHGEPSENNAHPHMTDDGNIVAVHNGIIENYQELKNKLTRKGYTFYSETDTEVAVKLIDYYYKKYEGTPVDAITHSMVRIRGSYALAIMFKDYPGEIYVARKDSPMILGVAEDESFIASDVPAILKYTRNVYYIGNLEMARVKKGEVTFYNLDGDEIEKELKTIEWDAEVAEKAGYEHFMMKEIHEQPKAVLDTLNSVLKDGKIDLSEVGLEEESIRNIQQIYIIACGSAYHVGMAAQYVIEDLAQIPVRVELASEFRYRKMALNTNSLAVIISQSGETADSLAALRKCKENGIHTLGIVNVVGSSIAREADNVFYTLAGPEISVATTKAYSTQLIAAYTLAIQFAMVRGTITEEAYSNYISELQTLPDKICKILEDKERIQWFASKQANVKDAFFVGRGIDYAISLEGSLKMKEISYIHSEAYAAGELKHGTISLIEDGTLVIGVLTQPDLYEKTVSNMVECKSRGAYLMGLTTFGNYNIEDTADFTVYIPKTDPHFATSLAVIPLQLLGYYVSVAKGLDVDKPRNLAKSVTVE; translated from the coding sequence ATGTGTGGAATTGTAGGATTTACAGGTAGACACCAGGCAGCTCCGATCCTTTTAGATGGACTCTCCAAGCTGGAATACAGAGGATATGATTCCGCTGGAATCGCCGTACGTGACGGAGAGGGCGAGACTGAAGTGATCAAAGCCAAGGGAAGACTGAAAGTTCTGTCAGAAAAGACAAACGGCGGAGAGACAGTACCGGGAACCTGTGGTATCGGCCATACCAGATGGGCAACTCATGGTGAACCCTCTGAGAACAATGCACATCCTCATATGACAGACGATGGTAATATCGTAGCAGTCCACAACGGCATCATTGAGAACTATCAGGAACTGAAAAATAAGCTCACCCGTAAAGGATATACTTTCTATTCTGAGACCGATACCGAGGTAGCAGTCAAACTGATTGACTATTATTACAAGAAATATGAGGGAACACCGGTGGATGCCATCACACATTCCATGGTGCGTATCCGTGGTTCCTATGCCCTTGCGATCATGTTCAAGGATTATCCGGGTGAAATATATGTAGCCAGAAAAGACAGCCCCATGATCCTTGGAGTGGCAGAAGATGAATCCTTTATCGCTTCTGACGTACCGGCGATCCTGAAATACACCCGCAATGTATATTATATCGGCAATTTGGAGATGGCGCGTGTGAAAAAAGGCGAAGTCACCTTCTACAATCTTGATGGAGATGAGATCGAGAAAGAGCTGAAAACCATTGAATGGGATGCAGAAGTAGCAGAAAAAGCCGGATATGAGCATTTCATGATGAAAGAGATCCATGAACAGCCAAAGGCAGTGCTGGATACGTTGAATTCCGTGCTCAAGGATGGAAAGATCGACCTCAGCGAAGTTGGCCTGGAAGAAGAAAGCATCCGGAACATCCAGCAGATCTATATCATAGCCTGCGGCTCCGCTTATCACGTAGGAATGGCAGCACAGTATGTGATCGAGGATCTTGCACAGATCCCGGTAAGGGTAGAACTCGCTTCCGAATTCCGTTACCGAAAAATGGCCCTTAACACCAACAGCCTTGCAGTGATCATCAGCCAGTCCGGTGAAACAGCAGACAGCCTTGCAGCACTTCGTAAATGCAAGGAAAATGGTATTCATACACTGGGAATCGTTAATGTAGTGGGATCTTCCATAGCACGTGAGGCTGATAATGTATTTTATACTCTGGCCGGACCGGAGATTTCTGTAGCTACTACCAAGGCGTACAGCACACAGTTGATCGCAGCTTATACACTGGCGATCCAGTTTGCAATGGTAAGAGGGACGATCACAGAAGAAGCCTACAGTAATTATATCAGTGAATTGCAGACACTTCCGGATAAGATCTGTAAGATCCTGGAAGATAAGGAGCGTATCCAGTGGTTTGCCTCCAAACAGGCAAATGTAAAAGATGCTTTCTTTGTAGGAAGAGGAATTGATTACGCCATCAGCCTGGAGGGCAGCCTGAAGATGAAAGAGATCAGCTACATCCACTCTGAAGCCTATGCGGCAGGAGAGCTGAAACATGGAACTATCTCCCTGATCGAAGACGGAACTCTTGTGATCGGTGTGCTGACCCAGCCGGATCTCTACGAAAAAACAGTCAGCAATATGGTTGAGTGCAAGAGCCGTGGCGCCTACCTTATGGGCCTGACCACATTTGGCAATTACAATATCGAGGATACCGCAGACTTCACCGTCTACATCCCGAAAACAGACCCGCACTTTGCAACATCCCTGGCAGTGATCCCGCTTCAGCTTCTGGGCTACTACGTAAGCGTAGCCAAAGGACTGGACGTGGATAAACCACGAAATCTGGCGAAGAGCGTGACAGTGGAGTAA
- the ilvA gene encoding threonine ammonia-lyase, producing the protein MLTLESFEEAAAKVKEVTQETKLIYSSYFSDMTGNKVYLKPENMQRTGAYKVRGAYYKISTLSDEERNKGLITASAGNHAQGVAYAAHKYGVKAVIVMPTTTPLIKVERTKSYGAEVILHGDVYDEACAHALALAEEKGYTFIHPFDDPAVATGQGTIAMEIVQELPLVDYILVPIGGGGLATGVSTLAKLLNPHIKVIGVEPAGAACMKASLEKGEVVTLPHVNTIADGTAVQTPGKNIFPYIQENLDDIITIDDDELIVAFLDMVENHKMIVENSGLLTVAALRHLDVKNKKIVSILSGGNMDVITMSSVVQHGLIQRDRIFTVSVLIPDKPGELVRVASVIAENQGNVIKLDHNQFVSTNRNAAVELRITMEAFGTDHKNQIVAALEKAGCKPRVVRAIL; encoded by the coding sequence ATGCTTACATTAGAAAGCTTTGAGGAAGCGGCAGCAAAAGTAAAAGAAGTGACACAGGAAACAAAGCTGATATACAGCAGTTATTTCTCGGATATGACAGGAAACAAGGTTTATCTGAAACCAGAGAATATGCAGCGTACCGGTGCATATAAGGTGCGTGGTGCATATTACAAGATCAGCACACTTTCTGATGAAGAGAGAAATAAAGGTCTGATCACGGCATCTGCAGGAAATCATGCCCAGGGTGTTGCTTATGCTGCACACAAATATGGAGTAAAAGCAGTCATTGTCATGCCAACTACTACACCACTGATCAAGGTGGAGCGTACCAAGAGTTACGGTGCGGAGGTTATTCTTCACGGAGACGTATATGACGAAGCCTGTGCACATGCACTTGCCCTTGCAGAGGAAAAAGGCTATACTTTTATCCATCCTTTTGATGATCCGGCAGTAGCAACCGGTCAGGGAACCATCGCCATGGAGATCGTGCAGGAACTTCCTCTTGTAGATTACATACTGGTACCGATCGGAGGGGGCGGACTTGCTACAGGTGTCTCCACACTTGCGAAGCTTCTGAACCCGCACATCAAAGTCATCGGTGTTGAGCCGGCAGGCGCGGCATGTATGAAAGCATCCCTGGAGAAGGGGGAGGTCGTAACGCTTCCTCACGTAAATACTATCGCAGATGGTACTGCAGTACAGACTCCGGGAAAAAATATCTTCCCATATATCCAGGAAAATCTGGACGATATCATTACCATCGATGATGATGAGCTGATCGTGGCTTTTTTGGATATGGTAGAAAACCACAAGATGATCGTAGAGAACTCAGGACTTCTTACCGTAGCAGCTCTCCGTCATCTGGATGTAAAAAATAAGAAGATCGTTTCCATCTTAAGTGGTGGAAATATGGATGTGATCACCATGTCATCTGTTGTACAGCACGGACTGATCCAGCGTGACCGTATCTTTACCGTATCCGTACTTATCCCGGATAAGCCAGGTGAACTGGTACGTGTTGCAAGTGTGATCGCTGAAAATCAGGGTAATGTTATCAAACTGGATCATAACCAGTTTGTAAGTACGAACCGAAATGCAGCCGTAGAACTTCGGATCACCATGGAAGCTTTCGGAACAGATCATAAGAATCAGATCGTTGCAGCTTTGGAAAAAGCGGGTTGCAAACCGAGAGTGGTACGTGCTATACTGTAG
- the ftsY gene encoding signal recognition particle-docking protein FtsY, with amino-acid sequence MAEEKKGFFKRLVSGLTKTRDNIVAGFDSIFSGFSSIDDDFYEELEEILIMGDIGINATTSILEHLKEQVAEQHIKEPSQCKQLLIDSIKKQMQVESTEYEFENRKSVILVIGVNGVGKTTSVGKLAGKLKDQGKKVILGAADTFRAAAGEQLTQWANRAGVEIIGGQDGADPASVVYDAVAAAKARNADVLICDTAGRLHNKKNLMEELRKIYRILEREYPEAYLETLVVLDGTTGQNALSQARQFAEVANVTGIILTKLDGTAKGGIAVAIQSELDIPVKYIGVGESIDDLQKFDADAFVNALFDVEERS; translated from the coding sequence ATGGCAGAAGAAAAAAAAGGATTTTTTAAACGTCTGGTAAGCGGACTTACCAAAACGCGAGACAATATCGTTGCCGGCTTTGATTCCATTTTCAGCGGTTTTTCCAGTATTGATGATGATTTTTATGAAGAACTGGAAGAGATCCTGATCATGGGAGATATCGGCATTAACGCAACCACCTCCATTCTGGAGCATTTAAAGGAGCAGGTTGCTGAGCAGCATATCAAGGAGCCGTCCCAGTGCAAACAGCTTCTGATCGACAGCATCAAAAAACAGATGCAGGTAGAAAGCACAGAATATGAGTTCGAGAACCGGAAATCCGTGATCCTTGTGATCGGTGTCAATGGAGTAGGTAAGACTACCTCTGTAGGCAAACTGGCCGGTAAATTAAAGGATCAGGGAAAAAAGGTCATCCTCGGAGCAGCAGATACCTTCCGTGCGGCAGCCGGGGAGCAGCTGACACAGTGGGCCAACCGTGCCGGCGTTGAGATCATCGGCGGCCAGGACGGAGCAGATCCGGCATCTGTTGTCTATGATGCAGTGGCAGCGGCCAAAGCCAGAAATGCAGATGTTCTGATCTGCGATACCGCAGGAAGACTTCATAATAAGAAAAATCTTATGGAAGAGCTTCGCAAGATTTACCGTATTCTGGAACGTGAGTATCCGGAAGCATATTTGGAAACGCTGGTAGTTCTTGACGGAACCACGGGCCAGAATGCGCTTTCCCAGGCAAGACAGTTTGCCGAGGTCGCCAATGTTACCGGAATCATTCTTACCAAACTTGATGGTACAGCCAAGGGCGGAATCGCAGTAGCAATCCAGTCTGAGCTTGACATACCAGTAAAATACATCGGAGTAGGCGAAAGTATCGATGACCTGCAGAAATTTGACGCAGATGCATTTGTAAACGCCCTCTTTGACGTAGAAGAAAGGAGCTAA
- the smc gene encoding chromosome segregation protein SMC, whose amino-acid sequence MYLKNIEVQGFKSFAQKINFEFHNGITGIVGPNGSGKSNVGDAVRWVLGEQSAKQLRGGNMQDVIFSGTELRKPLSFASVAITLDNSDHKLPVDFEEVTVTRRLYRSGESEYRINGSSCRLKDINEMFYDTGIGKEGYSIIGQGQIDKILSGKPEERRELFDEAAGIVKFKRRKNTTLKKLEEEQQNLVRVTDILSELTKQLEPLERQSETAKIYLAKRENLKELDINMFLLEYEHTGNLIRELEEKTRIAENQLKEAQNAHSRTKDEYERLEKILEELNERMEALREESRDRAIRKQQLSGEINVLHEQILAGEQNDSHYRSRLLAVQEDTEKKSADQEALEEQKADLQANLREIDRKLADEQKKMDNIQSSIEECTQAVEDGKNEIIEILNSRANTKGKAQRFDAMKEQLDIRKAGISQRILSLKTQEEEQQSAIDQAQREYDTITKAIQETREEGSRLTKEIHAIQETLKQQNTQLEKEQTSYHREASRLESLRNITERYDGYGNSIRRVMEQKDHVPGIRGVVADIIHVEKNYEIAIETALGGSIQNIVTDNEQTAKQMIEFLKKNRYGRATFLPLNSISSRGEFNQRGALNEPGAIGLASGLVTAEKEYDGLIGYLLGRVLVVDHIDHAIAIARKYRHSIRMVTLEGESLSPGGSMTGGAFKNNSNLLGRRREIEELEKKVKELAAGYNEIRQSMEDNRSRRNKMRDTVAALQQKFQEQSIQQNTARLNIEQLEKKAEEIRGGYTRIEREQEEIRLQARDMQADNIKITQELEASKRDEEELETFIETRQKELEDWKKDEAETSEKLERIRLDASASQQKESFIKENLRRLKEEIEVLSKEREEILDSLEKGNQETAEKRKTIDKVRKEIEGFAAKEEAAAKQLEKWQQEKEERTKSHKEFFEKRDELSGQISLLDKECFRLKTQTEKIEENREARISYMWEEYEITPNNALQYRKEEMNDRHVMKQQIHKLKDEIRALGSVNVNAIEDYKELLERHTFLSGQYNDLLEAEKTLEQIIQELDEGMRKQFSEKFGEIQKEFDKAFKELFGGGRGTLELAEDEDILEAGIRIISQPPGKKLQNMMQLSGGEKALTAIALLFAIQNLKPSPFCLLDEIEAALDDSNVGRFAGYLQKLTKNTQFIIITHRRGTMNAADRLYGITMQEKGVSTLVSVDLVENQLTQ is encoded by the coding sequence ATGTATCTGAAAAATATAGAGGTGCAGGGATTTAAATCCTTTGCACAGAAAATAAATTTTGAATTTCATAACGGGATCACCGGCATCGTAGGACCTAATGGCAGCGGAAAAAGTAATGTTGGCGATGCAGTCCGCTGGGTTCTGGGAGAACAGAGCGCCAAGCAGCTTCGAGGCGGGAATATGCAGGATGTTATCTTTTCAGGAACGGAGCTTCGCAAGCCTCTGAGCTTTGCGTCCGTGGCTATTACACTTGATAACAGCGATCACAAGCTCCCGGTGGATTTTGAAGAAGTAACCGTTACCAGAAGACTGTATCGTTCCGGTGAGAGCGAATACCGCATCAACGGCAGCTCCTGTCGTTTAAAGGACATCAATGAGATGTTCTATGATACCGGTATCGGAAAAGAAGGATATTCCATCATCGGACAGGGCCAGATCGATAAGATCTTAAGTGGAAAACCCGAAGAACGCCGAGAGCTTTTTGACGAGGCAGCCGGGATCGTCAAATTTAAAAGACGAAAAAATACCACACTGAAGAAGCTTGAGGAAGAACAACAGAATCTGGTCCGTGTCACGGACATCTTAAGTGAGCTGACCAAGCAGCTGGAACCGCTGGAACGTCAGTCTGAGACTGCAAAAATATATCTGGCAAAAAGAGAAAATCTGAAAGAGCTGGATATAAATATGTTCCTCCTGGAATATGAACACACCGGAAATCTGATCCGCGAGCTGGAAGAAAAAACCAGGATCGCAGAAAATCAGTTAAAAGAAGCCCAGAATGCTCATAGTCGTACCAAGGATGAATATGAACGTCTGGAAAAAATACTGGAAGAGCTGAATGAGCGGATGGAGGCGTTGCGGGAAGAAAGCCGGGATCGTGCTATCCGTAAACAGCAGCTGTCCGGTGAGATCAATGTTCTTCATGAACAGATCCTGGCAGGAGAGCAGAATGACAGTCATTATCGCAGCCGTCTTTTAGCAGTTCAGGAAGATACGGAGAAAAAATCTGCAGACCAGGAGGCTCTGGAAGAGCAAAAAGCAGATCTTCAGGCAAATTTACGGGAGATCGACAGAAAACTTGCTGACGAGCAGAAAAAAATGGACAATATCCAGAGCAGTATCGAAGAATGCACCCAGGCAGTGGAAGATGGTAAGAATGAGATCATTGAGATCCTTAATTCCCGCGCAAACACCAAAGGTAAGGCACAGCGTTTTGATGCCATGAAGGAGCAGTTGGATATCCGGAAAGCAGGGATCAGTCAGAGGATCCTTTCCCTGAAAACCCAGGAAGAGGAGCAGCAGTCAGCGATCGATCAGGCACAGAGGGAATACGACACTATCACGAAGGCCATTCAGGAAACCAGAGAAGAAGGCAGCCGTCTTACAAAGGAGATCCATGCCATTCAGGAAACCCTTAAACAGCAGAATACACAGCTGGAAAAGGAACAGACGTCCTATCACAGAGAGGCATCCAGACTGGAATCTCTCCGCAATATCACAGAACGTTATGATGGATATGGAAACAGTATTCGTCGTGTCATGGAACAGAAGGATCATGTTCCTGGGATCCGTGGCGTAGTGGCGGATATCATCCACGTAGAAAAAAATTACGAGATCGCTATTGAGACAGCTCTTGGCGGAAGCATTCAGAATATCGTTACGGATAACGAGCAGACTGCCAAGCAGATGATTGAATTCCTGAAGAAAAACCGGTATGGTCGTGCGACTTTTCTCCCATTAAACAGCATTTCTTCAAGAGGCGAGTTTAATCAGAGAGGTGCGTTGAACGAACCGGGAGCTATTGGTCTTGCCAGTGGCCTGGTAACTGCAGAGAAGGAATATGACGGTCTGATCGGATATCTTCTTGGCAGAGTGCTGGTGGTGGATCATATCGATCATGCTATTGCCATTGCCAGAAAATACCGGCACAGTATCCGTATGGTAACGTTGGAGGGAGAATCCTTGAGTCCAGGCGGTTCTATGACCGGTGGAGCTTTTAAGAACAACAGCAATCTTCTCGGCCGTCGTCGTGAGATCGAGGAACTGGAAAAGAAGGTAAAAGAGCTGGCAGCCGGGTATAATGAGATCCGACAGTCCATGGAAGATAACCGCAGCAGGAGAAATAAGATGCGCGATACTGTGGCGGCGCTACAGCAGAAATTTCAGGAACAATCCATTCAGCAGAATACAGCCAGGTTGAACATTGAACAGCTGGAGAAAAAAGCGGAGGAGATCCGCGGCGGATATACCAGGATCGAGAGGGAGCAGGAGGAAATCCGTCTTCAGGCAAGAGACATGCAGGCAGATAACATAAAGATCACGCAGGAGCTTGAAGCATCTAAAAGGGATGAGGAAGAGCTGGAGACATTTATCGAGACCCGGCAGAAGGAGTTGGAGGACTGGAAAAAGGACGAAGCGGAGACTTCAGAGAAGCTGGAAAGGATCCGTCTTGACGCATCTGCATCCCAGCAGAAGGAAAGCTTCATAAAGGAAAATCTGCGGCGCCTGAAAGAGGAGATCGAAGTTCTTTCGAAAGAGAGGGAAGAAATTCTGGATTCTCTGGAAAAAGGCAACCAGGAAACTGCAGAAAAGAGAAAGACGATCGACAAGGTCCGTAAGGAGATCGAAGGCTTTGCCGCAAAAGAAGAGGCGGCTGCAAAACAGCTGGAAAAATGGCAGCAGGAAAAGGAAGAGCGCACAAAAAGTCATAAGGAGTTTTTTGAAAAGCGTGATGAGCTGTCTGGCCAGATCAGTCTTCTGGACAAAGAATGCTTCCGACTGAAGACTCAGACAGAAAAGATCGAAGAGAACCGGGAAGCAAGGATTTCCTATATGTGGGAAGAATACGAGATCACTCCGAATAATGCCTTGCAGTACAGGAAAGAAGAAATGAATGACAGGCATGTGATGAAGCAGCAGATCCATAAATTAAAGGACGAGATCCGAGCTCTTGGCTCTGTCAACGTCAATGCCATTGAGGATTACAAAGAACTTCTGGAACGGCATACGTTCTTAAGTGGTCAGTACAACGATCTTTTGGAAGCGGAAAAAACGCTGGAACAGATCATCCAGGAGTTGGATGAGGGCATGCGGAAGCAATTTAGCGAAAAATTCGGAGAGATCCAGAAAGAATTTGATAAAGCCTTCAAAGAACTGTTCGGCGGAGGCCGGGGAACTCTGGAACTTGCGGAAGACGAGGATATCCTTGAGGCAGGGATCAGGATCATTTCCCAACCGCCCGGAAAAAAACTTCAGAACATGATGCAGCTTTCCGGTGGAGAAAAAGCACTGACAGCCATTGCACTTCTTTTTGCTATCCAGAATCTGAAGCCTTCACCATTCTGTCTTCTGGATGAGATCGAGGCTGCACTGGATGATTCCAATGTAGGACGTTTTGCGGGATATCTTCAGAAGTTGACGAAGAACACACAATTTATTATAATAACACATAGACGTGGTACCATGAATGCAGCAGACAGGCTTTATGGAATTACCATGCAGGAAAAAGGGGTATCCACGCTGGTATCCGTAGATTTAGTAGAGAACCAGCTTACCCAGTAA
- the rnc gene encoding ribonuclease III: MENNLKKLEQTIGYQFTAKSLLEQAMTHSSYANEKHLGKLGCNERLEFLGDAVLELISSDFLYKKFRNNQEGELTKKRASMVCEKSLAYCAREFGLPEFILLGRGEEMMGGRKRDSIVSDALESLIGAMYLDGGFEPAQAFVMKFILNDLEDKRIFYDSKTVLQEMVQEGGNHPVEYRLLKEEGPDHSKSFTVEALINGKSMGTGTGHTKKAAEQAAALEAIRSIK; this comes from the coding sequence ATGGAAAATAATTTAAAAAAGCTGGAGCAGACTATCGGATACCAGTTTACCGCAAAATCTTTACTGGAGCAGGCAATGACACACAGCTCCTATGCCAACGAAAAACACCTTGGAAAGCTTGGATGCAATGAACGTCTGGAGTTCCTTGGAGATGCGGTGCTGGAGTTGATCAGCAGTGATTTCCTGTACAAAAAATTCCGAAATAATCAGGAAGGTGAGTTGACCAAGAAACGTGCCAGTATGGTATGTGAAAAGAGTCTTGCCTACTGTGCAAGAGAATTCGGGCTTCCGGAGTTTATCCTCCTTGGAAGAGGTGAGGAAATGATGGGCGGTCGTAAAAGAGATTCCATCGTTTCTGATGCCCTGGAATCTCTGATCGGGGCTATGTATCTGGACGGTGGATTTGAACCGGCACAGGCTTTTGTTATGAAATTTATCCTGAACGATCTGGAGGATAAGAGGATTTTTTATGACAGTAAGACAGTGCTTCAGGAAATGGTGCAGGAAGGCGGAAATCATCCGGTGGAATATCGTCTCCTGAAAGAAGAGGGACCGGACCACAGTAAGAGTTTTACTGTGGAGGCGCTGATCAATGGAAAAAGTATGGGAACCGGAACCGGCCATACAAAAAAGGCAGCAGAACAGGCTGCAGCCCTAGAGGCAATACGCAGTATAAAATAA
- a CDS encoding acyl carrier protein — MELEMLKTIIEKTLGRNMDAITEKTTFVDDLGVDSLDFFQILIDLEETFDVRIDPEEAEEIVTVGDAVETLRRVTKGRRNGK, encoded by the coding sequence GTGGAACTGGAAATGCTGAAGACCATCATCGAAAAAACTCTGGGAAGAAATATGGATGCCATTACAGAAAAAACTACCTTTGTGGATGATCTGGGAGTGGATTCTCTGGATTTTTTTCAGATTCTTATTGATCTGGAGGAAACTTTTGATGTTCGTATCGACCCGGAGGAAGCCGAGGAGATCGTTACTGTCGGCGATGCAGTGGAGACTCTTCGCCGGGTAACGAAGGGAAGAAGAAATGGAAAATAA
- the plsX gene encoding phosphate acyltransferase PlsX translates to MSEIVKVVVDAMGGDNAPEEPVKAAVEAVKEKENIQVILTGVQDVIEAELRKYPDYPKDRIRVVHASQVIETAEPPVMAIQKKKDSSIVVGLNLVKKQEADAFVSSGSTGAVLVGGQVIVGRIKGIRRPPLAPLIPTAKGVSLLIDCGANVDARPDHLVQFAQMGSIYMENVVGIKKPRVAIVNNGAEEEKGNALVKATFPLLKACKDINFIGSIEARDIPSGYADVVVCEAFVGNVILKLYEGVGATLISMIKKGMMTNIRSKMGALMVKPALKKTLKSFDASEYGGAPLLGLKGLVVKSHGSASSVEIRHAIFQCEQFKEEKINEKIEEFTAAEQKAQAKEKSEKK, encoded by the coding sequence ATGTCAGAAATAGTAAAAGTCGTTGTAGATGCAATGGGTGGTGACAATGCTCCCGAGGAACCGGTAAAAGCCGCAGTGGAAGCTGTGAAAGAAAAAGAGAACATCCAGGTTATCCTTACAGGAGTACAGGATGTGATCGAAGCAGAGCTCCGGAAATACCCGGATTATCCTAAGGACAGGATCCGTGTGGTGCATGCGTCTCAGGTGATCGAGACTGCGGAACCTCCGGTCATGGCTATCCAGAAAAAGAAAGATTCCTCAATTGTAGTGGGATTAAACCTTGTAAAAAAACAGGAGGCCGATGCCTTTGTTTCCTCCGGAAGCACAGGTGCGGTACTGGTAGGAGGGCAGGTGATCGTAGGCAGGATCAAAGGAATCCGGAGACCACCTCTTGCTCCGCTGATTCCTACCGCAAAGGGCGTTTCCCTTCTGATTGACTGTGGTGCCAATGTAGATGCCAGACCAGATCATCTGGTACAGTTTGCACAGATGGGTTCCATCTATATGGAAAATGTAGTGGGTATTAAGAAACCGAGAGTTGCTATCGTTAATAACGGTGCTGAGGAAGAAAAGGGCAATGCGCTGGTAAAGGCTACATTCCCTCTGTTAAAAGCATGTAAGGATATCAATTTTATCGGAAGCATTGAGGCGAGAGATATCCCGTCAGGTTATGCAGATGTAGTAGTCTGTGAAGCTTTTGTAGGAAACGTGATCCTCAAGCTTTATGAAGGTGTGGGAGCTACTCTGATATCTATGATCAAAAAAGGTATGATGACAAACATTCGCAGTAAAATGGGAGCTCTGATGGTAAAACCTGCTCTTAAGAAAACCTTAAAATCATTTGATGCCAGTGAATATGGCGGAGCACCGCTTCTTGGTCTGAAAGGTCTTGTGGTCAAAAGCCACGGAAGTGCCAGTAGTGTAGAAATCCGTCATGCGATCTTTCAGTGCGAGCAGTTTAAGGAAGAGAAGATCAATGAAAAGATCGAGGAGTTTACAGCAGCTGAGCAGAAAGCACAGGCAAAAGAAAAAAGCGAAAAAAAATAA